The Candidatus Limnocylindria bacterium genomic interval GACCTCGCTCACGACCGTGTTGCCATCGGCGAACGCGGAATCGGTGATGACGGGGCCGATCGTGGGATCGGCCTTCACGGTCATGATCGCGCTGCCACCGCCCATCGACTCTCCGATGATCGCGACGCGCTTTCGATCGATGCCGGCCTTTCGCTGCGCGAAGTCGATCGCAGCTACGATGTCGCGCGGCTCGTACTCACCGAGCGAATAGCGCAGTCCCTCGCTCTCGCCGTGCCCGCGGAGATCGAATAGAAGGACTGAATACCGACTCGCGAGAAGGAACTGCGCGATCTTCTGTGGGTCGAACGACGACTTGATCCGGTTCGCCGCGCGGCCGTGCACGATCACGACCGCTCGGTCGGCCGACGGCACAGGGAACCACCAGCCCTTGAGCGTCAGCCCGTCAGTGCTCTTAAAGGACACGTCCTCATACACCGCGGCAACGCTCGCGGCGGGCGGATCCAAAGGCTGTCGGGTGGGTTTCGTTAAGTCATCAGCGACGCGATAGGAGACGCCCCCGTACCCCAGTAGTCCTAGTACCAACAGGGCAGCGGCCCCGCGGACCGCCCAAATACGCCAATTCCTCATACCAGGGGGCGAACTGTACGCCGAGCGCACCTAACGTCAGCGGGCGCTCTCTCGTTCGACAGTAAGCAGGAGGTGTCTGACTCAATGTTCGAAAAGCTCTTATCTCTTCTTCTCCACGCGAAGGGCGGCGCCATCGCGACCGTGCTCGTCATCGGGGCGAGCGGCGCGCTGGTGACCGCGACGGTCGAGAACGGTCTGACCACCGTCACGGTCACGCAGCCCAGCACAACGACCACCGGGTCCAACACGACGACGCCCGGCGGGACGACCACAACGACCACGACAACCACCGACCCGGTGATCCTCGCCCTCTTCAACAACACGAAGAAGGAAGGGGCGACCGAGCCCACGACCGGCAACGGCTGCTCCGACGCGGCGCATGCCACGAACGAGCAGGTCAAGCGCGTCGATGCGGCGTACAAGAAGGACCACGCGGCTGTCCAGGCGCTGAGCAAGACCGCTCCTAAGACG includes:
- a CDS encoding alpha/beta hydrolase is translated as MYEDVSFKSTDGLTLKGWWFPVPSADRAVVIVHGRAANRIKSSFDPQKIAQFLLASRYSVLLFDLRGHGESEGLRYSLGEYEPRDIVAAIDFAQRKAGIDRKRVAIIGESMGGGSAIMTVKADPTIGPVITDSAFADGNTVVSEVAPNYTGLPGWFTPGIVLMSRIFFDLDLSTIKPAEVVRDHPERAWLFIQCENDTTVYRHHGVELKAASANPGTELWLVPGCEHVKAFDTHVVEWEHHVLAFLGREIR